DNA from Penaeus vannamei isolate JL-2024 chromosome 3, ASM4276789v1, whole genome shotgun sequence:
tctatacatatatttacatatacacatacatacacacactcacagataaatatgtatatgtatatatatatatatatatatatatatgtatatatacatacatatacatagtatatttgcacaatatatagatacatgaatacatatacaaacatgtgtgtgcgtatatatgtatacatgtatttatctgtctatctatatctatctatctatatatatttatatatatatatgtatatgtatatatatatatatatatatatatatatatatatatatatatgcgcgcgcgcgtgtgtgtgtgtgcatgtcagtgtctgtgttttgagcgtgtgtgtatgtgtgtgcgtatttgtgagtgtgtctgcgtgcgagtgtgtgtgtgtgtgcgcttgcgcgcgtatgtgtgtggttgtgtgggtgcgtgtgtgtggttgtgtgagtgtgtatgtgtgtgtgtgtgtgtgtgtgtgtgtgtgtgtgtgtgtgtgtgtatgtgcgcgcgcgtgtatgtgtggttgtgtgcgtgcatgtgtttgagtgtgtgtgctactactaccactactacaacaaatgatagtgatagtaatactgacaatactgataatgataataataacaataatgataatgataataagtgatattaatgataacagtaatactgatagtgaaaagttatcttttttttttttttttgctattgttattgttagtatcattatcagtatcactgtcattttcaatttcattatcatttggcATCATCAGCGATAGATCaaagaaaatgacaatggtaataatagcagtgatataatgatatcaacatcTGCTAAAACAATcgtgatgatagtagaaatgatagcAATGGCCATGATAATCAATTTCTAAAAAGTTACACGAGTATGCCAGGAGCGAGCTTGCACCATTTAAGAGAGAACTGGCCTAACACAAAATAATTAATCATGCACTTCTATATACTTTCTATTATTACTCACATGCACTCTTCGATCCATAGAAAAATTCAGAATTACCACAAACCTAAAATTAACTGTAGATACCCCGATGTTAGCTGAAAACAAAATTCGAGATAAGAAAGTAACCCCGCGCTcgctagggagaggaagagcctagCAGAAAGCCAAGAAGATAAGCTGGTAGAACAACATCGCTTGATATTGTGGAATTAGTTGGCGATTCTGTGGTAGTACGACATTGTTGTAGGCAACCGTTTAACAGTAGAGCATGTGAGTATACTAATGAATAACCCCTAAAGATTGTGGAAATCGATAATTTTGGGTTAAAGGCGGAAAAAAAGGTTATGGTTCACCCTCCACGAAGTCTGGCCACTTCGGAAAACCCATCAAaagttattcctattttttcccttCGCGGCAGCTTTTAGAGTTAATGATACATTAAACGGCTTTGTTTGCAAGGTAAAAGATATGGTATGACATTTGCCATGCACTGACACACTCCAAGACCGTGTGTACAAAAGACACCATAGGCCTATCTAGTGACCGCAAATACGTATCATAAACACCATTTAACTAATTGACTTTATTCCTTCGCTTCTATTTCATGTGAGTTCTCTGAGTTGATAAGAAACGATTCAAATAAATAGAATGTGTTGTATTTCATTCCAGGTAATCAAATAGATGAGTAGTGCATGAAAATGACTCACATGGATAAGGCATGTAATTATGAGCTTCAATTTAAGGTGATTAAATAGTGTGTCATAGATTCCATATGTAGCGAGTGTGTCTAGCTAAAGGTCTTTACAGATTTCACGTAAAGAGAGTTAAACACATAGATTTAATATATTTAGATtctttacatattcacacatacatctcCATTGTTGCATCACACTTATGCAGCAGATGTTCAATGAAATCAGTGTACAGTGTTTATTGTCTTTATGCCATGGCTGCAATCAAGAGATAAGACAGGCAGTATATGAATGGACAACTATATTATTCTGAATATTGATTAATACTGCTTTCCTTAGTTGTTTATCCTAGTGATTGGTTgtcagaagaacagaagaaacaaaacaaagtaaaagtaaagaaGTGAAAATATGCAGATAGGCTTATCCTATACTTTCACTTCCTGTGTTCTTGTCTTTCCTGGAGGTTATTTCctaaacatacatattcacagaATGAATAACTAGTATAATTAGTACAGTTATACTTGAAAATTGTTTTAcacatatgaatttatgaatgacaaactacttattactgtttttactaGGAAAACAGATCCAGAAATATTGACAATGAATCTATCAGTCTTTGTccaaagaatagaaataagagacAAAATAGTACCATTAGATAgctttggtaatatatatatatatatatatatattttttatactaagGTTTTGATACTGACTACTGCTAAAGCTATCACTCTACTTATAAGTATTTATGAAGCAGTAAGGCATTAGAACCATTGTATTCATTACTGTGGATTTCAGTAGAAACTAATTAATTGTTTTAAGAAATGCCTTTATTTCCATGAAAGTGATATGCAACAGTAAAACAGTCAAAGGAgatagtgtgatatatatatatatatatatatatatatatatatatatatatatatatatatatatatatacttagctgTGTTGCACAACTTGAAAAAtgtgtatttagatgtatattaCATGATTAGCCCATCTGAGAGAAGAACCAAATTACAGTTGTTTTATTGCACAAAACTATCTGACTCTGTCCACTTTTGATTTTTCCTCAAAGGCTGATTTTATCTGGACTGACTTGGCAATGTGTTCATTATAGTTTTCTTGTATGAATGAATTTAAAATGAAATCATTCAGCTCTGACAGTATTTTATACAGGTAATTAGATGTAAGTACTGTGTATGCACTTGTATATGATAGAAAGGAAGGTCTTACTTTCTGAATAAGGTTTTAAGGTTTTGATTTCAAAGAATATAATATTTTAAGGTTTACAATCGCAGTGTTATTGACTTGCAACCACGTAATGTAATATAGTTGCAGAAAGGAGAACATTAAATATTAACGATGTTTAGTCTAAGGGATTAGTTGAGAAGTTGATGAGTCTGAAATTAATGCTTCAGACATATTGTTTTTATCTGTTGATGAGTCTGTCTTTGTTTgcatattctccttttttttccatgaTCTTATGGTTAAAGTTTTGGAATTttcaaatggtaaaaaaaaacaatattatatattactatGACTCAAGGGCAGCATTGTCTATGAAGATGGTTAAATATAGAATGACTTGGCAGCAATTTTTAGAACAAGCCGTCAGCAGAGGAGCCAGTATGAATGAAAGAGCTTGCAAGATGCAGTATTTGAATTTGATGtttactcttcctccttgtaACACAGAGTAATAATTTTGTACAAAGCTCAAAAGTATAGAGTTGTTGGTCAGTTTGTTCAGAAATTTTAAAAGCTGGAACAGGTGTATTATTAAAGTATTTTAGGTTGCTACGTTACcatatgtgatttatatattaCCTCATAGTAACGGTGATGGAACAGCTTATCAGATagcatattattatcagtaagatATAGAGGAAAGCACAGCAGTCAGGAACTCCCACCCATCGCGGACTGTGAGTTTGACAGATCTATTTTCAAGAGTCGGTCTAGGCATCTGTGTttatttgtggattttttttttttttttttttttttttttttgtgtgtgtgtgtgcgtgtgcgtgtttgtgtgtgtgtgcgtgtgtgtgtgtgtgtgtgcgtgtgtgtgtgtgtgtgtgcgcgtgtgtgtgtgtgtgtgtgtgtgtgtgtgtgtgtgtgtgtgtatgtgtgtgtgtgtatgtatgtatgtatgtatgtatgtatgtgtgtgtgtatgtgtgtgtgtgtgtgtgtgtgcgcacgtgcttttattgtttgttttccaaTGAATGCAACATTGTTCTCTTATGAGTCATGATTTTACAATATGTAAGATGTAGGACATGGGagcatatgtgaatgtgtgtgtgtctgtgtgcatgtgtgtttgtatccggGTTCTTGTGCATCCATATGTAAGGAATGTTTACaagtgtgaatgtatttatattttgtgtgttttttatgtatgtatgtatgtttgttcgtgtatGCGTATATTATATGGGTGTCTGTGGAAGCATTGTTGGatgcatacatgtttgtgtgtatgtgtgtagtgtctTTTCAggcatgtgcatgcatatgtgtgtgtgtttgtctgtttatgggtATTTGTTTGTaggatgaagtgtgtgtgtgtctatataggtgtgtgtacatgtgcatgtgtcaATGTGTGCAAGTATGCTTGCATGcataagtgtgcatgtatgtgagtgcgtgtatagctgtgtgtgtgcaaatgtgtttgtttgtttgtttgtctttaccagtgtgtttatgcatttatgaaccaatgtatgattgtatatgtatatgcacatttttttacattatttttattacttttctctttatcccatttTATTTATGACAAGTATATTTTTATTTGAACTTTGCGGTCATTGAACATATCATAAATCTGTAGTCACCATTAACATTAAAATTCTGTTATTttaaaatggaatgaaaaaaatgcagCACAGGTTCAGTGCAGCAACATCTAGCATTATCAGATGCTTACGTAACATGTAGTATTTAGTAGGTTTCTGTAGCAGATCCCATTAATGgtcagagaaaggggaaggtacGGTGGAGGGCTGGTGAGTAAGCCAACGTagtaaggaaggaagagcagtcattcatttactcatttctttttcattgacCCAGTGTGGCTTTGTTTTGATAATTTCTTCAACCTGTAGATGGTTTCACACGTGCTTTGTCACCGGGGAGGCAATTACTAGGCCTACCTGACTTTACCTGCTTTCTTTAGTCCTTGAATTTTGGGGAGTTTTCATTTCAGTTGCTGTTACCaatgttactgatgatgatatttttattattatgattacagtgttgttaataatgataatatccattaGAATATGAGCCTTTCTCTAAAAATTCAAGGAATAGGGTAAATAGGCAAGGTGAGATAGGCCTAATCTGTGTGTATAAGATCAATAAGACAGGAGCCATTGTGGACAGTGCGTGTATAAATGAACTCTCAGCTTCAGTTGGTTAATGTAGTTGTTACTGGTACCTCTGCTTGTTTATTGGTGTATCACATATGCTTTATTCATGTGCTCTTTGTGAATACCATGCCAACATACTCACTGTAAACATCATAGTAGAAAATTTAAGATAtaggttataaattcatacaaGACTGATGAAATATCTGTGTTGCATGATTGAAATTATGCTGTCAAAGACTTTCCTTGAAAGTGGActcattgattattttttttatgatagggCACATGCAGGACTGCGTTAGCTCGAGCAGTGGTGATGAATTGTGACATTATTTATAAGACTCAAAAGCAACTTCAGTGTTTTGCTTGACCTAGAGGTATCGATGATATGATGGGAGTATTTGCTGTCCTAAATTGATTagcttgaaaaaagaaaaaaaaaatatgaataagaataagaaaaataaataaaaacctaagaaaagaaaatgcaaaaaggaTATATTGGAGAAGGAGACTTGGAAGAGGAGTTTTGTTGTAAGTGTGCGAGGATTTAACTTTTATGACCCATCAAAAGAAGACATCAGTGTGTTCTTATCCCCCTAGCATGACACCAGCAGAATGGAGGATAGTCAGGAGGAGCGAGTGCATGACGAGGAGGAGTGGCATGTGGAGGCCATGGCTGTCATCCAGGACGTAAAGGACTGCGTCTCACAGATCAGCatctcgtccctcccttcctcaaacaCCACCATCTTCTTCAACCTTACCACCAGAGAGAACAACTTCTACTGCATCGAATTGACGGCTTCTGGTTTCAGGTACTGATGCAGGGGGGTTCTGTCTGACCGTCTGGGGGAATGTTTGGGGAGGtcttgggtgggtaggaatgatGTGTAgaagcctgcctctctctctgaccctctccctctctctctttctttctctctctctctctctttctctctctctctctctttctctctctctctctctctctctttctctctctctctctctctctctctctctctctctctctctctctctctctctctctctctctctctctctctctctctctctctctctctctctctctctccctctctccctctctccctctctccctctctctctctctctctctctctctctct
Protein-coding regions in this window:
- the LOC113826232 gene encoding GSK3-beta interaction protein-like — its product is MEDSQEERVHDEEEWHVEAMAVIQDVKDCVSQISISSLPSSNTTIFFNLTTRENNFYCIELTASGFRIVSRKHDDNSEPLEQYYETPYALLDSISPLYRESFSSALAAKLMLLESLNEADEPE